Proteins encoded together in one Mycobacterium simiae window:
- a CDS encoding phage holin family protein — protein MSKVDRKNGVPSTLTTIPLADPHARNGEPSIGDLIKEATTQASTLVRAEVELARAEITRDIKKGLTGSVFFIAALVVLFYSTFFFFFFLAELLDNWLWRWAAFLIVFALMVVAGAVLALLGWLKVRRIRGPQETIESVKETRTALAPGHDKAASESKELTEATGRHARPGNDSPSDPSGW, from the coding sequence GTGAGCAAAGTCGATCGCAAAAATGGTGTGCCGAGCACCCTGACCACGATTCCGTTAGCGGATCCGCATGCCCGCAACGGCGAGCCGTCGATCGGTGACCTGATCAAAGAGGCGACGACACAGGCGTCCACCTTGGTACGCGCCGAGGTTGAGCTCGCCCGCGCCGAGATCACCCGTGACATCAAGAAAGGGCTCACCGGCAGCGTCTTTTTCATCGCCGCCCTGGTGGTGCTGTTCTACTCCACCTTCTTTTTCTTCTTCTTTCTCGCCGAGCTGCTCGACAACTGGTTGTGGCGCTGGGCGGCGTTCCTGATCGTGTTCGCGCTCATGGTGGTGGCCGGTGCCGTGCTGGCGCTGCTGGGATGGCTGAAGGTGCGCCGGATCCGGGGACCGCAGGAAACGATCGAGTCGGTCAAGGAGACTCGTACCGCACTCGCCCCCGGCCACGACAAAGCCGCTTCGGAGAGCAAGGAGCTCACCGAGGCCACCGGACGGCACGCGAGGCCGGGCAACGACAGCCCGTCCGATCCGTCGGGTTGGTAG
- a CDS encoding chymotrypsin family serine protease — protein MQRAHRCVVALLVTVLVSQPGLPANVASADDRVPMGGGAGIVINGDTMCTLTTIGTDTAGDLIGFTSAHCGGPGAQIAAEAAEGRGVLGKMVAGNDALDYAVIKFDPAKVAPVANYNGFVINGIGPEPVFGQVACKQGRTTGNSCGVTWGPGQDPGTIVMQVCGRPGDSGGPVTVDSMLVGMIHGAFSDSLPTCVIKYIPLHTPAVVVSFNAVLADVTAKHRPGAGFVPVPA, from the coding sequence TTGCAGAGAGCACATCGGTGCGTGGTGGCGTTGCTGGTGACGGTGCTCGTATCTCAGCCCGGTTTGCCTGCAAACGTCGCGTCCGCTGACGACCGGGTGCCGATGGGTGGGGGTGCCGGCATCGTCATCAATGGGGACACCATGTGCACCCTGACGACGATCGGCACCGACACCGCGGGCGACCTGATCGGTTTCACCTCCGCGCACTGCGGTGGCCCGGGCGCGCAGATCGCCGCCGAGGCGGCCGAAGGCCGCGGGGTGCTCGGCAAGATGGTTGCGGGCAACGACGCTCTCGATTACGCGGTGATCAAGTTCGATCCGGCCAAGGTGGCGCCGGTGGCCAACTACAACGGCTTCGTGATCAACGGGATCGGTCCGGAACCCGTGTTCGGTCAGGTCGCCTGCAAGCAGGGCCGAACCACTGGCAACTCGTGCGGTGTGACGTGGGGCCCGGGGCAAGATCCGGGCACCATTGTCATGCAGGTGTGCGGCCGGCCGGGCGACTCCGGCGGACCGGTGACCGTCGACAGCATGTTGGTTGGGATGATCCACGGCGCGTTCAGCGACAGTCTGCCTACCTGTGTCATCAAGTACATTCCACTGCACACCCCGGCCGTGGTGGTCTCGTTCAACGCGGTCCTGGCCGACGTCACCGCCAAGCATCGGCCGGGCGCCGGATTCGTCCCGGTGCCGGCCTGA